A genomic stretch from Falco naumanni isolate bFalNau1 chromosome 8, bFalNau1.pat, whole genome shotgun sequence includes:
- the NKX2-5 gene encoding homeobox protein Nkx-2.5 — protein sequence MFPSPVTTTPFSVKDILNLEQHQSGLASMELSSLSSPSCMLATFKQETYSAEPPALPDLREELPEAPPAKAATTFPGSYYVKSYVEMDSAKDTKVDKKELCSLHKSLEQEKRDLEDPERPRQRKRRKPRVLFSQAQVYELERRFKQQKYLSAPERDHLANVLKLTSTQVKIWFQNRRYKCKRQRQDQTLEMVGIPPPRRIAVPVLVRDGKPCLGESSPYSSPYNVSINPYSYNAYPAYTNYNSPACNANYNCNYPSMQTMQPSAAGNNFMNFSVGDLNSVQTPIPQGNAGISTLHGIRAW from the exons ATGTTTCCTAGCCCTGTGACAACGACACCCTTCTCAGTCAAGGATATTTTGAACCTGGAACAGCATCAGAGCGGCCTGGCCTCCATGGAGCTCTCCTCGCTGTCCTCCCCGTCCTGCATGCTGGCCACCTTCAAGCAGGAGACGTACAGCGCCGagcccccggccctgcccgaCCTGCGGGAGGAGCTGCCCGAGGCACCCCCGGCCAAGGCTGCCACCACCTTCCCCGGCTCCTACTACGTGAAAAGCTACGTGGAAATGGACTCGGCCAAGGACACCAAGGTGGACAAGAAAG AACTGTGTTCCCTGCACAAGAGCCTGGAGCAGGAGAAGAGAGACCTTGAAGATCCCGAGCGCCCcagacagaggaaaaggaggaaaccTCGCGTCCTCTTTTCTCAAGCCCAAGTCTACGAACTGGAGAGAAGGttcaagcagcagaaataccTCTCTGCTCCCGAGAGAGACCATCTAGCCAACGTCCTAAAGCTCACCTCCACCCAGGTGAAAATTTGGTTCCAGAATCGAAGGTATAAATGCAAAAGGCAGAGACAGGATCAGACCCTCGAAATGGTGGgcatccccccaccccggcGGATAGCGGTGCCGGTACTGGTGCGCGATGGGAAGCCCTGCCTGGGGGAGTCTTCTCCCTACAGTTCACCGTACAATGTCAGCATTAACCCCTATAGCTATAACGCCTACCCCGCGTACACTAACTACAACAGCCCCGCCTGCAACGCCAACTACAACTGCAACTACCCGTCCATGCAGACCATGCAGCCCTCGGCGGCCGGCAACAACTTCATGAACTTCAGCGTAGGGGACTTGAATTCAGTGCAGACGCCCATCCCGCAGGGGAACGCGGGGATCTCCACGTTGCACGGGATCCGAGCCTGGTAG